Proteins from one Coffea arabica cultivar ET-39 chromosome 8c, Coffea Arabica ET-39 HiFi, whole genome shotgun sequence genomic window:
- the LOC113706874 gene encoding homeobox protein HD1, with product MQEQGLGMMAGSGSGGLGGLGDVSVAIPAGDYQNRQLKAEIATHPLYEQLLSAHVACLRVATPIDHLPLIDAQLSQSHHILRSYASQQQHLSHSLSPHERQDLDNFLGQYLLVLCSFKEQLQQHVRVHAVEAVMACREIEQNLQALTGINIGEGSGATMSDDEDELQMDFSLDQSGADGHDMMGFGPLLPTESERSLMERVRQELKLELKQGFRSRIEDVREEILRKRRAGKLPGDTTSVLKNWWQQHSKWPYPTEDDKAKLVEETGLQLKQINNWFINQRKRNWHSSSQSVTSLKSKRKR from the exons ATGCAGGAACAGGGTTTAGGCATGATGGCTGGGAGTGGAAGCGGAGGACTAGGTGGTTTAGGTGATGTTTCAGTGGCAATCCCAGCTGGTGATTATCAAAATAGACAACTTAAGGCTGAGATTGCTACTCATCCTTTGTATGAACAGCTGCTTTCAGCCCATGTAGCATGTCTTCGTGTAGCAACTCCTATTGATCACTTACCTCTTATTGATGCTCAGCTTTCTCAATCTCACCATATTTTAAGATCTTATGCTTCTCAGCAGCAGCATCTTTCCCACTCCTTATCTCCCCATGAAAGGCAAGACCTTGATAATTTCTTG GGACAGTACTTGTTAGTTTTGTGCTCCTTTAAAGAGCAGCTTCAACAACATGTCAGAGTCCATGCAGTTGAAGCAGTCATGGCCTGCCGTGAAATTGAGCAGAACTTACAAGCTCTGACGG GCATAAATATTGGTGAAGGAAGTGGTGCAACGATGTCAGATGATGAGGATGAGCTGCAGATGGATTTCTCGTTAGATCAATCAGGAGCTGATGGACATGACATGATGGGATTTGGCCCTCTTCTTCCAACAGAATCAGAAAGGTCTCTGATGGAGAGAGTTCGCCAGGAGCTAAAGCTTGAGTTGAAACAG GGATTCAGATCAAGAATTGAGGATGTAAGAGAGGAAATATTAAGAAAAAGGAGGGCTGGAAAATTACCAGGTGACACTACGTCGGTGCTGAAGAATTGGTGGCAGCAACACTCAAAGTGGCCTTACCCAACT GAAGATGACAAGGCAAAACTTGTAGAAGAGACAGGGTTGCAGCTCAAGCAAATTAACAATTGGTTCATCAACCAGAGGAAGCGCAATTGGCACAGCAGCTCTCAATCTGTTACGTCCCTGAAGTCCAAGCGCAAGAGATAG
- the LOC113706962 gene encoding phospholipase D beta 1-like has product MSHLTHSDSLSDDSSGHGQGVQVVPFKTSQGSLKVLLLHGNLDIWVKDAKNLPNLDQFHKNFIDRFKLGGKTEGSSSKGNTSDPYVTISISNAVIGRTFVIRNSENPVWMQHFYVPVAHHAAEVHFVVKDDDVVGSQIMGAVGIPVEQIFSGAKVEGTFPVLNASGKSCKQGAVLTLSIQYTPMEKVPLYHGGVGSGPYQGVPGTYFPLRRGGNVQLYQDAHVHEGSLPSSMLDNGLQYQHGRCWHDIFNAISQAQRLVYITGWSVNHLVSLVRDTGNPTKSILGDLLKEKSQEGVRVLLLVWDDPTSRSILGFKTEGVMGTSDEETRRFFKHSSVQVLLCPRSAGKGHSWAKKKEVGTIYTHHQKSVIVDADAGNYKRKIIAFIGGLDLTTGRYDTPEHPIFRTLQTVHKEDYHNPNYTGSTAGCPREAWHDLHCRIDGPAAYDILTNFEERWLRASKRHGLQKMKSSFDDSLLKLERIPEILGIHDVSIQHDDNPEAWHVQVFRSIDSSSVKGFPKDPKDATDKNLLCGKNVLIDMSIHTAYVKAIRAAQHFIYIENQYFLGSSYNWNNYKDLGANNLIPMEIALKIANKIRAHERFSAYIVLPMWPEGAPTSTATQRILFWQHNTMQMMYDTIYKALVEVGLERTYEPQDFLNFFCLGNREAEGHGGISDAKSSAAANTPQVRSRKSRRFMIYVHSKGMIVDDEYVILGSANINQRSLEGTRDTEIAMGAYQPYNTLARKHTRPRGQIFGYRMSLWAEHIGFLERCFERPESLECVRRVRALGELNWSQYASEEVTDMRGHLLKYPVGVDAMGKVTPLRGCETFPDMGGNIVGTFVAIQENLTI; this is encoded by the exons ATGTCTCATTTGACTCATTCTGATTCATTGTCTGATGATAGCTCAGGGCACGGGCAGGGCGTACAAGTTGTGCCGTTCAAGACCTCTCAGGGGTCATTGAAGGTGTTACTGTTGCATGGGAATTTGGATATTTGGGTGAAAGATGCCAAGAATCTTCCAAACTTGGATCAGTTTCataaaaattttattgataGGTTTAAACTGGGAGGCAAAACTGAAGGAAGTTCATCGAAAGGGAATACAAGTGATCCTTATGTAACAATTTCAATCTCTAATGCAGTTATTGGTAGAACTTTTGTGATTAGAAATAGTGAGAACCCTGTTTGGATGCAGCACTTTTATGTCCCTGTTGCACATCATGCAGCAGAAGTGCATTTTGTTGTTAAAGATGATGATGTTGTAGGGTCACAAATCATGGGGGCAGTTGGGATTCCAGTGGAACAAATATTCTCTGGTGCAAAAGTTGAGGGTACATTTCCAGTTCTTAATGCTAGTGGAAAATCATGTAAACAAGGAGCAGTCTTGACTTTATCAATTCAGTACACCCCAATGGAGAAAGTGCCTCTTTATCATGGTGGAGTTGGATCAGGTCCTTATCAGGGTGTCCCTGGTACTTATTTTCCCCTTAGGAGGGGCGGAAATGTTCAGCTTTATCAAGATGCTCATGTACATGAAGGTAGCCTTCCAAGTTCAATGCTTGATAATGGTTTGCAGTACCAGCATGGACGTTGCTGGCATGACATCTTCAATGCCATAAGTCAGGCTCAACGTCTGGTCTACATCACTGGATGGTCTGTCAACCACCTAGTTTCCCTTGTTCGAGATACTGGCAACCCAACGAAAAGTATTCTGGGAGACCTTCTAAAAGAAAAGTCTCAGGAAGGTGTAAGAGTCTTGCTTCTAGTTTGGGATGATCCCACTTCCAGGAGCATTTTGGGCTTTAAAACT GAGGGGGTCATGGGTACCAGTGATGAGGAGACTCGTAGATTCTTTAAGCATTCTTCAGTTCAAGTTCTGCTCTGTCCCCGTTCTGCTGGAAAAGGGCATAGCTGGGCCAAAAAAAAG GAGGTGGGAACAATCTACACTCACCATCAGAAGAGTGTGATTGTAGATGCTGATGCAGGTAACTATAAGAGAAAAATCATAGCGTTTATTGGAGGACTTGACTTAACCACAGGGAGATATGATACTCCAGAACACCCCATTTTTCGAACTTTGCAGACTGTACACAAAGAGGACTATCATAATCCTAATTATACG GGTTCTACAGCAGGGTGTCCCAGAGAAGCATGGCATGATTTGCATTGTCGAATTGATGGCCCAGCTGCTTACGATATCTTAACCAACTTTGAAGAGCGCTGGTTGAGGGCTTCAAAGCGTCATGGGCTTCAGAAAATGAAATCGTCATTTGATGATTCACTGCTCAAGCTTGAAAGGATTCCTGAAATATTAGGAATACATGATGTGTCCATTCAACATGATGATAATCCAGAGGCTTGGCATGTGCAG GTTTTTCGTTCAATCGATTCAAGCTCTGTTAAAGGTTTTCCAAAAGATCCAAAAGATGCTACAGACAAG AACCTCTTGTGTGGGAAGAATGTTCTCATAGACATGAGTATACATACTGCATATGTAAAGGCAATCCGTGCTGCCcaacatttcatttacatcgagAATCAGTACTTCCTTGGGTCATCCTACAATTGGAATAACTATAAAGATCTAG GTGCAAACAATTTGATTCCGATGGAAATTGCACTCAAAATTGCAAATAAAATTAGAGCACATGAGAGGTTTTCAGCATATATTGTTCTCCCCATGTGGCCAGAAGGTGCTCCTACTAGTACTGCAACTCAGAGAATTTTATTTTGGCAG CATAATACAATGCAAATGATGTATGACACCATCTACAAAGCTTTAGTTGAAGTAGGGCTTGAGAGGACGTACGAACCTCAAGactttttgaatttcttttgcCTTGGAAATCGTGAGGCTGAAGGGCATGGAGGCATTTCAGATGCCAAGAGTAGTGCTGCCGCAAACACTCCTCAA GTACGCAGTCGGAAGAGCCGCCGGTTCATGATTTATGTCCACTCAAAAGGGATGATAGTTGATGATGAGTATGTAATCCTTGGATCTGCAAACATTAACCAGCGCTCTTTGGAAGGTACTAGAGACACTGAAATTGCAATGGGTGCATATCAACCTTATAATACATTGGCAAGGAAACACACCAGACCGCGTGGACAG ATATTTGGCTACAGAATGTCGCTGTGGGCAGAGCACATTGGGTTTCTGGAGAGATGCTTTGAGCGACCAGAAAGCCTTGAATGTGTTAGACGTGTAAGAGCACTAGGTGAGCTGAATTGGTCTCAATATGCATCTGAAGAAGTAACTGACATGAGGGGTCACCTTCTCAAGTATCCTGTTGGGGTGGATGCTATGGGGAAAGTTACGCCTCTTCGAGGTTGTGAAACATTCCCGGACATGGGTGGAAACATAGTAGGAACATTTGTTGCCATTCAAGAAAATCTTACCATCTGA